One Bosea sp. 685 DNA segment encodes these proteins:
- a CDS encoding SDR family oxidoreductase, giving the protein MAGRLKGKVAVVTAAGQGIGRAIAEAFVAEGATVYATDKDVALLEGIPKAKKRKLDVLSTKAVEAFAEKIGTIDILVNAAGFVHHGTILECDDKAWEFSFDLNVKSMHRTIKAFVPGMLAAGKGSIVNIASGAGSVRGIPNRYVYGATKAAVIGLTKAVAADYIKKGIRSNAICPGTIQSPSLDHRIKDLAALTKTSEAAARQAFIDRQPMGRLGTAEEIAWLAVYLASDEASYTTGQIHLADGGFAL; this is encoded by the coding sequence ATGGCAGGACGTTTGAAGGGCAAGGTCGCGGTCGTCACCGCGGCCGGACAGGGCATCGGCCGCGCAATCGCCGAAGCCTTCGTCGCCGAGGGCGCGACGGTTTATGCGACCGACAAGGATGTCGCCTTGCTGGAGGGCATTCCGAAGGCGAAGAAGCGCAAGCTCGACGTGCTCTCGACCAAGGCGGTCGAGGCCTTCGCCGAGAAGATCGGCACCATCGACATTCTGGTGAACGCCGCCGGCTTCGTGCATCACGGCACCATCCTGGAATGCGACGACAAGGCCTGGGAGTTCTCCTTCGACCTCAACGTCAAGTCGATGCACCGCACGATCAAGGCCTTCGTTCCCGGCATGCTCGCCGCCGGCAAGGGCTCGATCGTCAACATCGCCTCGGGCGCCGGCTCAGTGCGCGGCATCCCGAACCGCTATGTCTATGGTGCGACCAAGGCAGCCGTGATCGGCCTGACCAAGGCTGTCGCGGCCGACTACATCAAGAAGGGCATTCGCTCGAACGCGATCTGCCCGGGCACGATCCAGTCGCCCTCGCTCGATCACCGCATCAAGGATCTGGCTGCGCTGACCAAGACCAGCGAGGCCGCGGCCCGCCAAGCCTTCATCGATCGCCAGCCCATGGGCCGGCTCGGCACGGCCGAGGAAATCGCCTGGCTTGCGGTCTATCTCGCCTCCGACGAGGCAAGCTACACCACGGGCCAGATCCATCTCGCCGATGGCGGCTTCGCGCTCTGA
- the denD gene encoding D-erythronate dehydrogenase, which translates to MHILVLGGAGMVGRKFIERLAHSGELGGKPIDKVTAQDVVAATAPAACPFTFDAVVSDLANEGEAEGLIASRPELIVHLAAVVSGEAEADFDKGYRINLDGTRHLFEAIRKAGDGYKPRLVFTSSVAVFGAPFHDKIEDEFFTTPLTSYGTQKAICELLLSDYSRRGFFDGVGIRFPTICVRPGTPNKAASGFFSNILREPLNGIDAVLPVSDQVRHWHASPRSAVGFLTHAATMDTAAIGPRRNLTMPGYSCTVAEQIEALRKVAGDNVVARIKRVPDPVIDGIVAGWPRNFDPQRATALGFTAESSFEEIIRIHIEDELGGNFVR; encoded by the coding sequence ATGCATATTCTCGTTCTCGGCGGCGCCGGCATGGTCGGCCGCAAATTCATCGAACGGCTGGCCCATAGCGGCGAACTCGGCGGTAAGCCGATCGACAAGGTCACGGCGCAGGACGTTGTCGCCGCGACTGCGCCTGCGGCCTGCCCCTTCACCTTCGACGCCGTGGTCTCCGACCTCGCCAATGAAGGCGAGGCCGAAGGGTTGATCGCCTCGCGCCCGGAATTGATCGTGCATCTCGCCGCCGTCGTCTCCGGCGAAGCCGAGGCCGATTTCGACAAGGGCTACCGCATCAATCTCGACGGCACGCGCCATCTCTTCGAGGCGATCCGCAAGGCCGGCGACGGCTACAAGCCGCGCCTGGTCTTCACCTCCTCAGTCGCCGTGTTCGGCGCGCCGTTCCACGACAAGATCGAAGACGAGTTCTTCACCACGCCGCTGACGAGCTACGGCACGCAGAAGGCGATCTGCGAATTGCTGCTCTCCGACTATAGCCGTCGCGGCTTCTTCGACGGCGTCGGCATCCGCTTCCCGACGATCTGCGTCAGGCCGGGCACGCCCAACAAGGCGGCTTCGGGCTTCTTCTCCAACATCCTCCGCGAGCCGCTCAATGGCATCGACGCCGTGTTGCCGGTCTCCGACCAGGTGCGCCATTGGCACGCCTCGCCGCGCTCGGCCGTCGGCTTCCTCACCCACGCCGCGACGATGGATACAGCCGCGATCGGCCCGCGCCGCAACCTGACCATGCCCGGCTATTCCTGCACCGTCGCCGAGCAGATCGAGGCGCTGCGCAAGGTCGCCGGCGACAATGTCGTGGCGCGCATCAAGCGCGTGCCCGATCCGGTGATCGACGGCATCGTCGCGGGCTGGCCGCGCAATTTCGATCCGCAGCGGGCGACCGCGCTCGGCTTCACCGCCGAATCGAGCTTCGAGGAGATCATCCGCATCCATATCGAGGACGAACTAGGCGGGAACTTCGTGAGGTAA
- a CDS encoding isocitrate lyase/phosphoenolpyruvate mutase family protein, with the protein MGYSPQVDAFRKLHEAGCFVMPNPWDLGSARWLRGQDFKALATTSAGFAFTQGRADQDVPRDMMLAHIAEMVKAVPDLPVNADFENGYADTPDGVAANTKLCIATGIAGLSIEDATGRPDEPLYPFELAVERIKAARRAVDETGSGVVLTARAECFLTGHPDALNEAARRIAAYAEAGADVLYAPGPKTKEQIATIVTAAGGKPVNQLIYGDFGLTVPEIAALGIRRISIGGALARAAWAAFIEATRLIRDEGSFKGFAGNGPSAPLNPFFTADLKARDLKAHS; encoded by the coding sequence ATGGGCTACTCCCCTCAGGTCGACGCCTTTCGCAAGCTGCACGAGGCCGGTTGCTTCGTGATGCCCAACCCTTGGGATCTGGGTTCCGCACGCTGGCTGCGCGGCCAGGACTTCAAGGCCTTGGCGACGACGAGCGCGGGCTTCGCCTTCACGCAAGGCCGCGCCGACCAGGACGTGCCGCGCGACATGATGCTCGCCCATATCGCCGAGATGGTGAAGGCGGTGCCGGATTTGCCGGTCAATGCCGATTTCGAGAACGGCTATGCCGATACGCCCGACGGCGTCGCGGCCAACACCAAGCTTTGCATCGCGACCGGTATCGCCGGCCTCTCGATCGAGGATGCGACCGGCCGGCCGGATGAACCGCTCTACCCGTTCGAACTGGCGGTCGAGCGCATCAAGGCGGCGCGGCGCGCTGTCGACGAGACCGGCTCCGGCGTCGTGCTGACGGCGCGGGCCGAATGCTTCCTCACCGGCCACCCCGATGCGCTGAACGAAGCGGCGCGGCGCATCGCGGCCTATGCCGAAGCCGGCGCCGACGTGCTCTATGCGCCCGGCCCGAAGACAAAGGAACAGATCGCGACGATCGTCACGGCTGCCGGGGGCAAGCCGGTCAACCAATTGATCTATGGCGATTTCGGCCTCACCGTGCCGGAGATCGCCGCGCTCGGCATCCGCCGCATCTCGATCGGCGGAGCTCTGGCGCGCGCAGCCTGGGCCGCCTTCATCGAGGCGACGCGCCTGATCCGCGACGAGGGCAGCTTCAAGGGATTTGCCGGCAATGGCCCGTCCGCGCCGCTGAACCCGTTCTTCACCGCCGATCTGAAGGCGCGCGACCTGAAGGCGCATTCGTGA
- a CDS encoding GNAT family N-acetyltransferase, with protein sequence MTALLNWKAPPFPPAKVLEGQYCRLEPIDPARHLDEIWAVNQGHDHIWDWMPAHPPQSRESYRELLGMMASKAGIVPFAVIDKADGKAKGHLWLMEIRPEQGVFEVGYITYSPVLQKTRVATEAIYLCGEYGFSLGYRRFEWKCNNLNEPSKRAALRFGFQYEGLFRQHMVVKDKNRDTAWFSILDSEWPVRAQGFRRWLAPENFDADGAQKLSLAAFNQPMAHAGTVPLRRATTNDIPAILALKNAAYTPNESIIGVPSLPRIADYAQVVAEHEVWLTDGASGLEAALVLEIEDGKFTLWSIAVAPEAAGRKLGRALMDFADERAQALQFDAVHLYTHAKLTQRIGWYERLGYTITHHQELADRRLTHMRKQLQKAG encoded by the coding sequence ATGACGGCACTGCTCAACTGGAAGGCGCCGCCATTCCCACCCGCCAAGGTGCTCGAAGGCCAGTATTGCCGACTTGAGCCGATCGATCCCGCCCGCCATCTCGACGAGATCTGGGCGGTGAACCAGGGCCACGACCACATCTGGGACTGGATGCCGGCCCATCCGCCGCAATCGCGCGAGAGCTATCGCGAATTGCTCGGGATGATGGCGAGCAAGGCCGGCATCGTGCCCTTCGCGGTCATCGACAAGGCGGACGGCAAGGCCAAGGGCCATCTCTGGTTGATGGAGATCCGTCCCGAGCAGGGCGTCTTCGAAGTCGGCTACATCACCTATTCGCCGGTGTTGCAGAAGACGCGCGTCGCCACCGAGGCGATCTATCTCTGCGGCGAATACGGCTTCTCGCTCGGCTATCGCCGCTTCGAATGGAAGTGCAACAATCTGAACGAGCCTTCCAAGCGCGCCGCCTTGCGCTTCGGCTTCCAATATGAGGGGCTGTTCCGCCAACACATGGTGGTCAAGGACAAGAACCGCGACACCGCCTGGTTCTCGATCCTCGACAGCGAATGGCCGGTCCGCGCGCAGGGCTTCCGGCGCTGGCTCGCGCCGGAGAATTTCGACGCCGACGGCGCGCAGAAGCTCTCCCTTGCCGCCTTCAACCAGCCGATGGCGCACGCCGGCACGGTCCCGCTGCGCCGCGCCACCACGAACGACATTCCGGCAATCCTGGCGCTGAAGAACGCAGCCTACACGCCCAATGAAAGCATCATCGGCGTACCTTCGCTGCCGCGCATCGCCGATTACGCCCAGGTCGTCGCCGAGCACGAAGTCTGGCTGACTGATGGCGCAAGCGGGCTTGAGGCTGCGCTCGTGCTTGAGATCGAGGACGGCAAGTTCACGCTCTGGAGCATCGCTGTTGCGCCCGAAGCGGCCGGGCGCAAACTCGGCCGTGCCTTGATGGACTTTGCCGATGAGCGCGCCCAGGCGCTGCAATTCGACGCGGTCCATCTCTACACCCACGCCAAGCTGACCCAGCGCATCGGCTGGTATGAGCGGCTCGGCTACACGATCACCCATCACCAGGAGTTGGCCGACCGGCGGCTCACTCACATGCGCAAGCAACTGCAAAAAGCCGGCTGA
- the denD gene encoding D-erythronate dehydrogenase, with protein MHVLVTGAAGMVGRKLTERLAREGRIAGRSISRLTLTDVVPPSLSPALPPELAGRVEARTEDFADPAIAAALIAPRPDLIFHHAAIISGEAERDFDKGYRVNLDGTRALLEAIRHGGGSARKGDRAYVPKLVFTTSSGVFGAPYPAAIPDEFHVAPLTSYGTQKAIGELLLADYARRGFLDGVGIRFPSIVVRPGKPNASAGGFFSGIIREPLQGMEALLPVADDTLFTHASPRSAVGFLIHAAGLAREELGPRINLSMPGVCVTVGEQIEALRRVAGDRAVKLIRRAPDKTVTDIVAGWPTRFDTARATALGFQAERDFDEIIRVHIEDDLGGRLPN; from the coding sequence ATGCATGTCCTCGTTACCGGTGCGGCCGGCATGGTCGGCCGCAAGCTCACCGAACGCCTCGCGCGCGAGGGACGAATCGCCGGGCGCAGCATCAGTCGGCTGACGCTGACCGATGTCGTCCCGCCTTCCCTGTCTCCCGCCCTGCCTCCCGAACTCGCCGGCCGCGTCGAGGCGCGCACTGAGGATTTCGCCGATCCCGCCATCGCCGCGGCATTGATCGCGCCGCGACCGGATCTGATCTTCCATCACGCGGCGATCATCTCGGGCGAAGCGGAGCGCGATTTCGACAAGGGCTACCGCGTCAATCTCGACGGCACCCGCGCACTCCTCGAAGCCATCCGCCATGGAGGCGGCAGTGCCCGAAAAGGCGACAGGGCCTATGTGCCGAAACTCGTCTTCACCACATCGAGCGGCGTCTTCGGCGCACCCTATCCGGCTGCGATTCCTGACGAATTCCACGTCGCGCCGCTGACGAGCTACGGTACGCAGAAGGCCATCGGCGAATTACTGCTGGCCGATTACGCGCGTCGAGGCTTCCTCGACGGCGTCGGTATCCGCTTCCCCTCCATCGTCGTGCGACCGGGCAAGCCCAACGCTTCGGCGGGCGGCTTCTTCTCCGGCATCATTCGCGAGCCATTGCAGGGCATGGAGGCTCTGCTTCCGGTCGCCGACGACACTCTCTTCACCCATGCCAGCCCGCGCTCGGCGGTCGGCTTCCTGATCCATGCGGCCGGGCTCGCACGCGAGGAACTGGGACCGCGGATCAACCTGTCCATGCCCGGCGTCTGCGTCACCGTCGGCGAGCAGATCGAAGCACTGCGCCGCGTCGCGGGCGACAGGGCGGTGAAGCTGATCCGCCGCGCGCCCGACAAGACGGTGACCGACATCGTCGCCGGCTGGCCGACCCGTTTCGATACCGCCCGCGCGACGGCGCTTGGTTTCCAGGCCGAACGCGATTTCGACGAGATCATCCGCGTTCATATCGAGGATGACCTCGGCGGCCGCCTGCCCAACTGA
- a CDS encoding LysR family transcriptional regulator — protein MQLTLRQIEVFRALMRCRTVVGAARELRIAQPTVTKTIRRIEDVCALALFDRHGGRLVPTAEAHRLLGEVDLAFEQMEGALARALRITRADGGSLRLGASPSVGRLLVPLATADLLKEHPGLSLHVDILFVSQVMDYLLSGQGECAVTLFPILHAGIRSVPVAKAPVMAVAPTGWLPAGDGPLAPSCLIDRPIIVFEPHSVHGLAVDAVLRAGGITPTRTHVARFAETAIGLAEAGIGVAIVDAFSALAADRSRVAVRRLDHPPPYDIYLHRLIERARSQLMQHFEMALRQQAEKLSAKP, from the coding sequence ATGCAGCTCACGCTGCGCCAGATCGAGGTGTTCCGGGCGCTGATGCGCTGCCGCACCGTGGTCGGCGCCGCCAGGGAGCTGCGCATCGCCCAGCCGACCGTGACCAAGACGATCCGGCGTATCGAGGACGTTTGCGCGCTCGCCCTCTTCGACCGGCATGGCGGCCGGCTCGTGCCGACGGCGGAGGCGCACCGGCTGCTCGGCGAGGTCGATCTCGCCTTCGAGCAGATGGAGGGTGCGCTCGCCCGCGCATTGCGCATCACCCGCGCCGATGGCGGCTCTCTGCGCCTGGGAGCCTCGCCCAGCGTCGGGCGGCTCCTGGTCCCGCTCGCCACGGCCGATCTGCTGAAGGAGCATCCGGGTCTCAGCCTGCATGTCGATATCCTCTTCGTCAGCCAGGTGATGGACTATCTGCTCTCAGGCCAGGGCGAATGCGCCGTCACCCTGTTCCCGATCCTGCATGCCGGTATCCGCAGCGTGCCTGTCGCCAAGGCTCCGGTCATGGCGGTCGCCCCAACGGGCTGGCTGCCGGCCGGCGACGGCCCGCTGGCACCGTCCTGCCTGATTGACCGACCGATCATCGTGTTCGAGCCGCATTCCGTGCACGGCCTCGCGGTCGACGCCGTATTGCGGGCGGGCGGCATCACCCCAACGCGCACCCATGTCGCGCGCTTCGCCGAAACCGCGATCGGCCTGGCGGAAGCCGGAATCGGCGTCGCAATCGTCGATGCGTTCAGCGCACTCGCAGCCGACCGGAGCAGGGTCGCGGTCAGACGGCTCGATCATCCCCCGCCCTACGACATCTATCTGCATCGGCTAATCGAGCGTGCGCGCAGCCAGCTGATGCAGCATTTCGAGATGGCCTTGCGACAACAGGCAGAAAAACTCAGCGCCAAACCATAG
- a CDS encoding Bug family tripartite tricarboxylate transporter substrate binding protein: protein MTECNGAHGADTISRRAALTGALAILASATARPALAQAYPTRVMQLIVPFAAGGGVDVVVRVVAEAAGDILKQRLLIENRGGAGTVLGSQAVAKAEPDGYTLLAAPTTMVINPALRSNLPFDWKTDLVPVAMIAKLPFVVTSGLKLPVKTMKELEALGKTRGTPITFGSGGANTVAHLAGEVFGLVSGAPVLHVAYRGEAPALTDAMSGNIDVMFSTLAGASAHVKAGTLRALGVTTAKRTSLLPDVPTVAEQGYAGYDLSAWVALVAPKNTPPAVVATLNAAVNGALAKPEIAARLIEIGAEPAPDTTEALASFMAKDAQTWAGVIKAAGIKAE, encoded by the coding sequence ATGACCGAATGCAACGGCGCCCATGGGGCCGACACGATCTCACGCCGCGCGGCCCTGACCGGCGCCCTGGCGATCCTGGCGAGCGCGACAGCGCGGCCCGCTTTGGCACAGGCCTACCCCACACGCGTGATGCAGTTGATCGTGCCCTTTGCGGCGGGCGGTGGCGTCGATGTCGTGGTGCGCGTCGTGGCGGAAGCCGCCGGCGACATCCTCAAGCAGCGCCTCCTCATCGAGAACCGCGGCGGCGCCGGCACGGTGCTCGGCTCGCAGGCCGTCGCCAAGGCCGAGCCCGACGGCTACACGCTGCTCGCGGCCCCCACCACCATGGTGATCAATCCGGCACTGCGCAGCAACCTGCCCTTCGACTGGAAGACCGATCTCGTCCCTGTGGCGATGATCGCAAAGCTGCCCTTCGTGGTGACCTCGGGCCTGAAGCTGCCGGTCAAGACGATGAAGGAGCTCGAGGCGCTGGGCAAGACGCGCGGCACGCCGATCACCTTCGGCTCGGGCGGCGCCAACACCGTGGCGCATCTCGCCGGCGAGGTCTTCGGGCTCGTCTCCGGCGCTCCGGTCCTGCATGTCGCCTATCGCGGCGAGGCCCCGGCCCTGACCGATGCGATGAGCGGCAATATCGACGTGATGTTCTCGACGCTGGCTGGCGCCTCCGCTCATGTGAAGGCAGGCACCTTGCGGGCGCTCGGCGTCACCACGGCCAAGCGCACGAGCCTGCTGCCCGATGTCCCGACCGTCGCCGAGCAGGGCTATGCCGGCTACGACCTCTCCGCCTGGGTCGCGCTGGTCGCGCCGAAGAACACGCCGCCCGCCGTGGTCGCGACCCTCAACGCGGCGGTGAACGGCGCCCTTGCCAAGCCGGAGATCGCCGCCCGGCTGATCGAGATCGGTGCGGAACCTGCGCCCGACACCACCGAAGCGCTCGCAAGCTTCATGGCCAAGGATGCGCAGACCTGGGCCGGAGTGATCAAGGCGGCCGGCATCAAGGCCGAATAA
- a CDS encoding zinc-dependent alcohol dehydrogenase encodes MLALRKRAPEPGIALCDVPEPAPPGAGEVVVAVAAAGICGTDLHIADWTAGYAAMAQAMPVTMGHEFAGRVARLGEAVSDLRIGDRVVIRPSVVCGQCERCRGGQAEDCVTRRGIGIMRDGGFAALACVPAENCVPVPEALSDALAALTEPMTVSAEAVDTAGVTQGDSVLIIGPGTIGQGIALFTEAAGASRIVIAGHNDAARLATLREMGFVDTLDTVGTSLRKGLERAGLPLSYDRIIEAAGVPTLVGEALDLLALRGVLTICGIHASPAAVDLTSLVRRHQQIRGSYRAPLATWPRVLGYLAAHGARVSHMITEEVALAEAPAAFARAKSRSASKIMLRP; translated from the coding sequence ATGCTTGCACTGCGAAAACGCGCGCCCGAGCCGGGGATCGCTCTGTGCGACGTTCCCGAACCGGCCCCGCCCGGAGCCGGCGAGGTCGTCGTCGCGGTCGCAGCCGCCGGCATCTGCGGCACCGACCTCCACATTGCCGACTGGACTGCCGGCTATGCCGCGATGGCGCAGGCGATGCCGGTGACGATGGGCCATGAATTCGCCGGCCGGGTGGCCCGTCTGGGCGAGGCAGTCTCGGATCTGCGCATCGGCGACCGGGTCGTCATCCGGCCCTCCGTCGTCTGCGGCCAATGCGAACGCTGCCGCGGCGGGCAAGCGGAGGATTGCGTCACGCGGCGTGGCATCGGCATCATGCGCGACGGCGGTTTCGCCGCTCTTGCCTGCGTACCTGCCGAGAACTGCGTGCCGGTGCCCGAGGCACTGTCCGATGCGCTCGCCGCATTGACCGAGCCGATGACCGTCTCGGCCGAGGCTGTCGATACCGCCGGAGTCACGCAAGGCGACAGCGTGCTCATCATCGGCCCCGGCACGATCGGCCAAGGCATCGCGCTCTTCACTGAGGCGGCCGGCGCCAGCCGCATCGTCATCGCCGGACATAACGACGCCGCGCGCCTGGCGACCCTGCGCGAAATGGGCTTCGTCGATACGCTCGACACGGTCGGCACCTCGCTGCGCAAAGGCCTGGAACGGGCCGGCTTGCCGTTGTCCTATGATCGGATCATCGAGGCCGCCGGCGTGCCGACGCTTGTCGGCGAGGCGCTCGATCTGCTCGCCTTGCGCGGGGTGCTGACGATCTGCGGTATCCATGCCAGCCCAGCCGCTGTCGATCTGACGAGTTTGGTCAGGCGCCACCAGCAGATCCGCGGCTCCTATCGCGCGCCCTTGGCGACATGGCCGCGCGTGCTTGGCTACCTCGCCGCCCATGGCGCGCGCGTCTCGCACATGATCACGGAGGAGGTCGCGCTGGCGGAGGCGCCGGCTGCCTTCGCGCGCGCCAAGAGCCGCTCCGCCTCCAAGATCATGCTGCGGCCGTGA